The nucleotide sequence ATTAATTCATCCATATCTGGATTCTTTTTTTGAGGCATGATCGAACTGCCAGTCGTGTAAGCATCACTGAGTTCAAGATAGTTAAATTCATGTGACACCCACATACTGATTTCTTCACAGAACCTGGTTAAATGCATCATCAAAATTGAAGCATTACTCAAAAATTCAAGAGCAAAGTCTCTGTCTGACACAGCATCAAGCGAATTTAGGTAGATTTTCGAAAAGCCTAGTTCATTTGCTGTGTATTCACGGTCAGTTGGAAAGGTCGTCCCTGCCAATGCAGCGGCACCAATTGGTGAAATATCAGTATGAACATTATTAAACTGAAAACGTTCCTTATCACGTTTAAACATCTGATAATATGCCATCAAATAATGCCCGTACGAAATTGGTTGGGCATGCTGCAAATGAGTATACCCTGACATAATTGTCTCTACATTTTTCTCAGCCATTTCAACCAAAGTAGTCTGCAAAGTAGTAATTTCTTCAATTACTTGTGGCAGGCGATTTCTAACATAAAGGTGAAAGTCTAATGCAACTTGGTCATTCCGAGAGCGTGCCGTATGCAACTTACCGGCAACTGGACCAATTTTTTCGGTCAACAGAGCCTCCATGTTCATGTGGATATCTTCATTTTCAGTCGAAAATTCAAGCTTTCCTTGATGAAGCTCATCTCTGAGTTCTTCCAAGCCAGCCACGATCTTGTCACAATCATCCGCTGGTAAGATTTTTGTATGCTTAAGCATTTTCACGTGGGCAAGCGAACCTTCTAGGTCTTCATCTGCCATCAACTGGTCGAATGAAATTGATGCCCCAAATTCGTCGACCCATGATTCAGCTTGGGCAGTAAATCGACCGCCCCATAACTTTTTAGTGCTCATTATTTCTCTTCTCCTTTTGAAGAGAAACCTCCTGAAACAGTAACCTTTTGCTTTTCGTCATTATGGGTCACTGCGTTCACAAATTCTGCCTGCTTATTCTTTAACTGAACTTGTGAATATACTTGGGTTGGAAGTCCCCACAGTTTGATAAATCCTTTAGCAGCCTCTTGATCAAATGAATCTGAAGAAGTATAGGTTGCTAGGTCCTTATCGTAAAGTGAAGAATCTGATTTACGTCCAAGTACCATTACGTTTCCCTTGAATAGTTGTAACTTAATGATACCATTTACAACTTCTTGGGTCTTATCAATGAATGCTTGCATTGCATCCATCAATGGTGAGAACCAAAGTGCATTATAAATCATTTCACTTAATTGCTTTTCAATAACTGGCTTAAAGTGAGCCAAGTCACGTTCAAACGTTAGGTCTTCTAGTTCCTTATGCGCTTTAAGTAAAACAGTTGCTGCAGGGGCTTCATATACTTCACGAGATTTAATCCCTACCAAACGGTTTTCGATATGATCGATTCTGCCAACTCCGTGTTCACCTGCCACATCATTCAACTTCTCGATGATGTCAGCAAAGCTCATTTTTTTACCATCAAGGGCTACTGGAATTCCCTTTTCAAACGTAATTTCAAGTTCAACCGGCTTATCTGGAGTTTCAGTTAATGGCTTAGTAATTGCAAAAGCATCTTCCGGTGCGCTTTCCCAAGGATCTTCCAAAACACCGGCTTCATTTGCACGACCCCAAATGTTAGCATCGATTGAATATGGTGAATCCAAATCAATTGGAATTGGAATGTTATGTTCCTTTGCATATTCAATTTCTTGCTCACGTGACCAGTGCCAGTCACGAACTGGACTCAACACATCTAGTTGGGGATCAAGTCCATGAATTGCAACTTCAAATCGGACTTGGTCATTTCCCTTACCAGTACAGCCATGGGCGACTGCTTCAGCATGCTCTTGGTGAGCAATTTCGACAAGCTTCTTTGAAATGAGGGGTCGTGAAAGGGCAGAAATTAGTGGGTAGCTTCCTTCATAAAAAGCATTTGCCTTCAAAGCAACTGCTGCATAGTCATCAGCGAATTCATCAAGTGAATCCAAAACATATGCTTTAACTGCGCCGACTTTAAGCGCCTTTGATTTAACAAAGTCTAAATCTTTTCCTTCACCAACGTTGATACAGCACGCAACAACGTCGTATCCTTTATCTTTTAGCCATGCAATGGCAACGGAGGTATCAAGTCCTCCTGAATATGCTAGTACTACTTTCTTTTCTGCCATGAAATATCCCTCTTTCATTTAATTGGTTACAAAAGAGAATAACACCTCTATACAAAAACCGCAAGGAATTTTAATTTTTATTCAAAAATAATTTTAAAATAACCTAAAATATTCATTTCAGTACAGGATTCTTGATTTTTAGGGTATAAAAAAAGGCCTAGATTTCTCTAGACCTGTAATTTAATCATTAATTGCAGATGGATAGCGCTGCTTCAAACGGTTAATGTTATCCGTAGCAACTTCATCGAATGGAATATCAGCCCACTCAGCGATTTGAGAAAGGTACCATAAAACATCGCCCATCTCTTTTACAATCGCATCATGATCCAAATTTTCACTATTAAA is from Lentilactobacillus curieae and encodes:
- the argH gene encoding argininosuccinate lyase is translated as MSTKKLWGGRFTAQAESWVDEFGASISFDQLMADEDLEGSLAHVKMLKHTKILPADDCDKIVAGLEELRDELHQGKLEFSTENEDIHMNMEALLTEKIGPVAGKLHTARSRNDQVALDFHLYVRNRLPQVIEEITTLQTTLVEMAEKNVETIMSGYTHLQHAQPISYGHYLMAYYQMFKRDKERFQFNNVHTDISPIGAAALAGTTFPTDREYTANELGFSKIYLNSLDAVSDRDFALEFLSNASILMMHLTRFCEEISMWVSHEFNYLELSDAYTTGSSIMPQKKNPDMDELIRGKSGRVYGNLMGLLTTMKSLPLAYNKDLQEDKEGVFDTVKTILPCLKVFNGMIKTAKPNVERMKAATENDFSNATELADYLAAKGIPFREAHAIVGKLVLKGINEGKNLQDMSITELKEASDKIDEDVFEDLKSEVAVERRHSLGGTGFDQVRMQIKAAKAELSE
- a CDS encoding argininosuccinate synthase — translated: MAEKKVVLAYSGGLDTSVAIAWLKDKGYDVVACCINVGEGKDLDFVKSKALKVGAVKAYVLDSLDEFADDYAAVALKANAFYEGSYPLISALSRPLISKKLVEIAHQEHAEAVAHGCTGKGNDQVRFEVAIHGLDPQLDVLSPVRDWHWSREQEIEYAKEHNIPIPIDLDSPYSIDANIWGRANEAGVLEDPWESAPEDAFAITKPLTETPDKPVELEITFEKGIPVALDGKKMSFADIIEKLNDVAGEHGVGRIDHIENRLVGIKSREVYEAPAATVLLKAHKELEDLTFERDLAHFKPVIEKQLSEMIYNALWFSPLMDAMQAFIDKTQEVVNGIIKLQLFKGNVMVLGRKSDSSLYDKDLATYTSSDSFDQEAAKGFIKLWGLPTQVYSQVQLKNKQAEFVNAVTHNDEKQKVTVSGGFSSKGEEK
- a CDS encoding nucleoside triphosphate pyrophosphohydrolase family protein, with the protein product MDFNDYQKAANRTLMGKEQVLTNCALGLTGEAGEVADLVRKYTFNSENLDHDAIVKEMGDVLWYLSQIAEWADIPFDEVATDNINRLKQRYPSAIND